Within Pseudomonadota bacterium, the genomic segment TCTGGCTCCGCGATGCGCCACCGCGCGAAGATGTCGATGGCGATGAACCGCTTGTCCGCGGTCGTGACCTGGGTCGGCTCGCCGTCCCAGCCGAGCCACCGCTTCTCGAACTTCCGCGGATCGTCGACGAACGGCACCTTGACGTGCAGGCCCGGCGCGTCGACCGGCTGGCCTATCACCTGGCCGAACCGCACGATGACGGCCTGCTCGCCCTCCCGGACCGTGTACAGCGACGCGTAGAGCACGATCAGCCCCAGGAAGACGACGACTCCGGCGATGATCCTGTTCTTCATCGGGCCACCCCCGCTCCCTGCGCCGCCGGGGCGGCGGGGGTCATCCCCTGGGTGATCGGGTAGAGGAGCGGGACCACGCCGTTCTTGCTCCCCGCGTCCGAGTAGAGCTTCTTCCCCGCCCGCGGCAGGATCTTGTTCATCGTCTCGAGGTACAGCCGCG encodes:
- a CDS encoding SPFH domain-containing protein, whose protein sequence is MKNRIIAGVVVFLGLIVLYASLYTVREGEQAVIVRFGQVIGQPVDAPGLHVKVPFVDDPRKFEKRWLGWDGEPTQVTTADKRFIAIDIFARWRIAEP